One region of Mycolicibacterium rhodesiae NBB3 genomic DNA includes:
- a CDS encoding FadR/GntR family transcriptional regulator yields the protein MALQPVNRRSVPEDVFEQIVAEVLSGEMKPGESLPSERRLAEVLGVSRPAVREALKRLTAAGLVEVRQGDATTVRDFRRHAGLDLLPRLLIRAGELDVSVVRSILETRLHNGPKVAELAAARRGPELAALLDDALCALADENDPVEQQRCALAFWDRIVDGADSIAFRLMYNTLRATYEPALPALAAVMADEVGRPQAYRELADAIAAGDPTRARAAAHDLLEPATTALLVALDDLEDQS from the coding sequence ATGGCCCTCCAACCGGTGAACCGGCGATCTGTTCCTGAGGACGTGTTCGAGCAGATCGTCGCCGAAGTGCTCAGTGGCGAGATGAAGCCCGGGGAATCACTGCCCAGCGAGCGCAGACTGGCCGAGGTGCTCGGCGTATCGCGGCCCGCCGTCCGCGAGGCACTCAAGCGCCTCACCGCGGCGGGGCTCGTCGAGGTCCGTCAGGGCGACGCCACCACGGTCCGCGATTTTCGCAGGCACGCGGGCCTCGACCTGCTGCCCCGCCTGCTCATCCGGGCGGGCGAACTCGACGTCTCCGTCGTCCGCAGCATCCTCGAGACCCGACTGCACAACGGTCCGAAAGTCGCCGAGCTCGCCGCGGCGCGCCGAGGACCGGAATTGGCCGCACTTCTCGATGACGCGCTGTGTGCTCTGGCCGATGAGAACGATCCCGTCGAACAGCAGCGCTGCGCGCTCGCGTTCTGGGACCGCATCGTCGACGGTGCCGACTCAATTGCGTTCCGGTTGATGTACAACACCCTGCGCGCCACCTACGAACCGGCGCTCCCCGCCCTTGCCGCAGTGATGGCCGACGAGGTGGGCCGCCCGCAGGCCTACCGGGAACTGGCCGATGCGATCGCCGCGGGTGACCCGACACGGGCCAGAGCTGCTGCGCACGATCTTCTCGAACCGGCAACCACGGCGCTGCTCGTCGCCCTCGATGATCTGGAGGACCAGTCATGA
- a CDS encoding acyl-CoA thioesterase, which produces MSTFSLPITPRYAEIDQQGVVFNGHYLTWFDEACTGFLDHLDVTYPGLIASGYDIQVVHSEIDFKGPVRWRDAVRVEVHCERIGSTSFTLGFSVMRSRDGDTEQTAVRGHNVYVVVSTEDWAKRPIPSVLREALTSVERQPHNASE; this is translated from the coding sequence GTGTCCACGTTTTCGTTGCCGATCACACCCCGCTACGCGGAGATCGATCAGCAGGGTGTCGTGTTCAACGGGCATTACCTCACCTGGTTCGACGAGGCGTGCACCGGATTCCTCGACCATCTCGACGTCACCTATCCCGGCCTGATCGCGAGCGGTTACGACATCCAGGTGGTGCACAGCGAGATCGACTTCAAGGGACCGGTCAGGTGGCGTGACGCGGTACGCGTCGAGGTCCATTGCGAGAGAATCGGATCCACCAGCTTCACCCTGGGCTTCAGTGTGATGCGCAGCCGCGACGGCGACACCGAACAAACCGCTGTGCGCGGCCACAACGTCTACGTGGTGGTCTCCACCGAGGACTGGGCCAAGCGCCCGATCCCTTCGGTGCTGCGCGAAGCGCTCACTTCGGTTGAGCGTCAACCTCATAACGCGTCCGAATGA
- a CDS encoding sterol desaturase family protein, which translates to MTTATARTARKKLTLGDAAREFAKHPSPWMIGAVLAVAVAARIVVGDWQITDAVVPLVMLALFPFFEWMIHVFILHWRPRRLGALTIDPLLSREHRAHHVDPRSIPLIFIPWKSLASWVLPLAIGVALLAFPRLGMGLTYLVCIAVAGLGYEWTHYLIHTDYKPKTRVYRAIWRNHRNHHYKNEHYWFTVTSSGTADRVLRTYPDPATVENSPTAKNLHAELPA; encoded by the coding sequence ATGACCACCGCCACCGCGCGCACCGCACGCAAGAAGCTCACGTTGGGCGATGCGGCCAGAGAATTCGCTAAACACCCCTCCCCCTGGATGATCGGGGCCGTCCTCGCCGTGGCGGTCGCGGCGCGGATCGTTGTCGGCGACTGGCAGATCACCGATGCGGTCGTACCGCTGGTGATGCTCGCGCTCTTCCCGTTCTTCGAGTGGATGATCCACGTATTCATCCTGCATTGGCGGCCCAGGCGCCTCGGTGCACTGACGATCGACCCCCTGCTGTCGAGGGAGCACCGCGCCCACCACGTCGACCCGCGCAGCATTCCGTTGATCTTCATACCGTGGAAATCGCTTGCCTCATGGGTACTTCCGCTGGCGATCGGGGTCGCTCTGTTGGCTTTTCCGCGGCTCGGGATGGGGCTGACGTACCTCGTGTGTATCGCGGTCGCCGGGCTGGGCTACGAGTGGACCCACTACCTGATCCATACCGATTACAAGCCGAAAACCCGTGTGTACAGGGCGATTTGGCGGAATCACCGAAACCATCACTACAAGAACGAGCACTACTGGTTCACGGTGACCAGCTCCGGAACGGCCGACCGCGTACTGCGGACGTACCCGGATCCGGCCACAGTCGAGAACTCACCGACCGCGAAGAACCTACACGCCGAGCTTCCGGCGTAG
- a CDS encoding lipoprotein LpqH has protein sequence MDNRLVAAVAIAVAAVAAGCSPPPAALGGTTAKVTIDGKSTGDAHAVVCSQTGWMWDIKTPGEPSGLTAFLNTEGEVTVQSVEFRDFAGFTGTFWQGRIGKAEVTGNGGTFTITGSADGSYKDNPSKAVTATFRIEANC, from the coding sequence ATGGACAATCGACTCGTCGCGGCAGTCGCCATCGCGGTCGCCGCCGTCGCGGCAGGCTGCTCGCCACCGCCGGCCGCCCTCGGTGGCACGACCGCCAAAGTGACCATCGACGGCAAGAGCACTGGTGACGCGCACGCCGTGGTGTGCTCGCAGACCGGGTGGATGTGGGACATCAAGACCCCGGGTGAGCCGTCGGGGTTGACGGCGTTTCTGAACACCGAAGGCGAAGTCACGGTCCAATCGGTCGAATTCCGCGATTTCGCTGGCTTCACGGGCACGTTCTGGCAGGGCCGCATCGGGAAAGCCGAGGTGACTGGTAACGGGGGAACGTTCACGATCACCGGGTCGGCCGACGGTTCGTACAAGGACAACCCGAGCAAGGCCGTGACGGCGACGTTCCGCATCGAAGCCAACTGCTGA
- a CDS encoding L,D-transpeptidase, translating into MLKLRLLAVVGLMVAALSGPIATSSAGVSLPTDVVSISPSGTTVGVAAPITVTFAGDIADRAAAEQSFDISSPTVPAGEFTWLNDRVLQWTPSEYWPAYSPISVSAGGAKTNFQTGGQTVGVASISNHTFTVSQDGEVLREMPASMGKYGFPTPVGNFTALEKQSTVIMDSRTIGIPLDDPEGYKLTVYDAVRVTWGGVYVHGAPWSEGSQGYENVSHGCINLSSDNADWYYNMVRIGDPIIVEA; encoded by the coding sequence GTGCTGAAGCTTCGCTTGTTGGCTGTTGTCGGTCTCATGGTCGCCGCGCTGTCCGGGCCCATCGCGACCAGCTCCGCGGGTGTATCCCTCCCGACGGATGTGGTGAGTATTTCGCCGTCAGGTACGACGGTCGGCGTGGCGGCCCCGATCACGGTCACGTTTGCGGGGGACATTGCCGATCGCGCGGCCGCCGAGCAGAGCTTCGACATCTCGTCGCCGACGGTCCCGGCCGGGGAGTTCACCTGGCTCAATGACCGTGTTCTGCAGTGGACGCCAAGTGAGTACTGGCCGGCTTACTCGCCCATTTCGGTGTCCGCGGGCGGGGCGAAGACGAACTTCCAGACCGGGGGCCAGACGGTCGGGGTCGCCAGCATCAGCAACCACACCTTCACCGTCAGCCAGGACGGTGAGGTGCTGCGTGAGATGCCGGCATCGATGGGTAAGTACGGGTTCCCCACGCCGGTCGGAAACTTCACCGCCCTGGAAAAGCAGTCGACGGTGATCATGGATTCCCGCACGATCGGCATCCCGTTGGATGACCCCGAGGGATACAAGCTGACCGTCTATGACGCTGTCCGCGTCACCTGGGGTGGCGTGTATGTGCACGGCGCACCCTGGTCGGAGGGTTCGCAGGGCTACGAGAACGTCAGCCACGGTTGCATCAACCTCAGCTCCGACAACGCCGACTGGTACTACAACATGGTGCGGATCGGCGATCCGATCATCGTCGAGGCCTAG
- a CDS encoding Pr6Pr family membrane protein, with amino-acid sequence MTSSAPGLAILRLVLRMAIVMSVLIALVVVEISSRSGVSWRLITFTYQANIIAAAYYLWTLVSPRADPRVGLRGAVVLYVVIAGVVWNLLLTGRSMGYTPANVLLHVVVPVLALSDWLLVGRGQGRVRWWHPLAWLVYPSLYVVLAVVVLNEAGRRAPYFFLDPESVGVATVVLNVCVLGGCVVAVGYALLAVNRLATSARFDAV; translated from the coding sequence GTGACGTCCTCAGCGCCAGGGCTCGCGATTCTGCGCCTGGTGCTGCGCATGGCGATCGTCATGTCGGTGCTCATCGCGCTCGTCGTCGTCGAGATTTCGTCGCGATCGGGTGTGTCGTGGCGGCTGATCACCTTCACCTATCAGGCGAACATCATCGCCGCTGCGTACTACCTGTGGACCCTGGTCTCGCCCCGCGCCGATCCGCGAGTGGGCCTGCGCGGGGCGGTGGTGCTGTACGTCGTGATCGCCGGCGTTGTCTGGAACCTGTTGTTGACCGGCCGCAGCATGGGCTACACGCCCGCGAACGTGCTGCTGCACGTCGTGGTACCCGTCCTCGCGCTCAGTGACTGGCTGCTCGTCGGACGCGGGCAGGGGCGCGTGCGCTGGTGGCATCCACTGGCCTGGCTGGTCTATCCCTCGCTGTATGTCGTGCTCGCTGTGGTCGTCCTCAACGAGGCCGGTCGCCGGGCGCCATATTTCTTTCTCGATCCCGAGAGCGTCGGGGTGGCCACGGTGGTGCTCAACGTGTGTGTGCTGGGGGGCTGCGTAGTCGCTGTCGGCTACGCGTTGCTGGCGGTCAACCGACTGGCGACATCGGCACGTTTCGACGCGGTGTGA
- a CDS encoding peptide MFS transporter, which translates to MATTARTEGGPAGRTVFGHPIGLANLFGVELWERFSFYGMLTILGYYLYYSLTDGGLELPKATATGIVGAYGGLVYLSTVLGGWIADRVLGMERTVLYGGVVVMCGHIALAVIPDLAGVAVGLVLVALGSGALKANASSLLGTLYEKGDPRADGGFTLFYLGINLGAFIGPLLTGLLQTRLGFHWGFGAAAVGMALGLTQYIVFRRNLGDHGRTVPNPLPRSAIGWVAGIGVLIVAVIVAVFVTGLVKLSNLSHVTTGVLVVASVVYFVVMLTSSKVAPIERTRLRAFIPLFIANAVFWSLFQQIFTVLAVYSDERMNWSIFGWTAPSNWIGSIEPIWIIALSPVFAIMWTRLGGRAPTTPRKFAYGVIGMGAAFLLFLPMSGTTGRTVPALLVVGIMAVFAISELLLSPIGLSVTTKLAPEAFRAQMMALYFFSVGLGTAMSGVLSGYYDPAREFAYFGILGLVAIVVGAVVFALSGWISRLMEGVH; encoded by the coding sequence ATGGCAACTACGGCGCGCACCGAGGGCGGCCCGGCCGGACGCACGGTGTTCGGCCATCCGATCGGCCTGGCCAACCTGTTCGGCGTCGAGCTCTGGGAGCGATTCTCGTTCTACGGGATGCTCACGATCCTCGGGTACTACCTCTATTACTCGCTCACCGACGGTGGCCTCGAGCTACCCAAGGCCACCGCGACCGGCATTGTCGGCGCGTACGGCGGACTGGTGTACCTGTCCACCGTCCTCGGCGGCTGGATCGCCGACCGGGTACTGGGCATGGAGCGCACCGTGCTCTACGGCGGCGTGGTGGTGATGTGCGGCCACATCGCGCTCGCTGTGATACCGGATCTTGCCGGTGTGGCCGTGGGTCTCGTCTTGGTGGCGCTGGGCTCAGGCGCGTTGAAGGCGAATGCGTCGTCGCTGCTGGGCACGCTCTACGAGAAGGGCGACCCACGCGCCGACGGCGGTTTCACGCTCTTCTATCTGGGCATCAACCTGGGTGCGTTCATCGGACCGCTGCTCACCGGTCTGCTGCAGACCCGGCTGGGATTCCACTGGGGCTTCGGCGCTGCAGCCGTCGGGATGGCTTTGGGCCTGACGCAGTACATAGTGTTCCGGCGCAACCTCGGCGATCACGGCAGAACTGTCCCGAATCCGTTGCCACGCAGCGCTATTGGCTGGGTCGCCGGTATCGGCGTCCTCATCGTCGCGGTGATCGTGGCGGTCTTCGTCACCGGTCTGGTCAAGCTGTCCAACCTGTCGCACGTGACGACGGGGGTACTCGTCGTTGCGTCCGTCGTCTATTTCGTTGTGATGCTGACGAGTTCGAAGGTGGCGCCGATCGAGCGGACCAGACTTCGGGCGTTCATTCCGCTGTTCATCGCCAACGCGGTGTTCTGGTCGCTGTTCCAGCAGATCTTCACCGTGCTCGCCGTCTACTCCGACGAGCGGATGAACTGGTCGATCTTCGGCTGGACCGCCCCGTCGAACTGGATCGGCTCGATCGAGCCGATATGGATCATCGCACTGTCCCCGGTGTTTGCGATCATGTGGACCAGACTCGGAGGGCGCGCCCCCACAACGCCACGCAAGTTCGCCTACGGCGTGATCGGTATGGGTGCGGCGTTCCTGTTGTTCCTGCCGATGTCGGGCACGACCGGCCGGACGGTCCCGGCGCTGTTGGTGGTCGGCATCATGGCGGTTTTCGCGATCTCTGAATTGCTGCTCTCACCCATCGGGCTGTCCGTGACCACAAAGCTTGCGCCGGAGGCGTTTCGGGCGCAAATGATGGCGCTGTATTTCTTCTCGGTCGGGTTGGGTACGGCGATGTCGGGCGTGCTGTCCGGCTACTACGACCCGGCCCGCGAGTTCGCCTACTTCGGCATTCTCGGACTGGTCGCCATCGTCGTCGGCGCGGTCGTCTTCGCGCTGTCCGGATGGATAAGCCGCCTGATGGAGGGCGTGCACTAA
- a CDS encoding threonine ammonia-lyase: MVTIDDIRAAATRIRAFVVRTPLLPALWADAERPLWIKPESLQSIGAFKVRGAFNAIGNLDESVRTRGVVAYSSGNHAQAVAYAAAVYGIPAHIVMPKETPAVKVDATRDHGAEVVLCEAGQRERVAAEVVEETGGVLVPPFDHPDIIAGQGTIGLEIAEDMPSVENVLVPVSGGGLASGVGSAVKALCPQARVFGVEPELAADTAEGLEKGRRVDWSIEDRNRTIADGLRSQPSELTFAHLQQVLDGVITVSDSEIRDAVRELALKAHLVSEPSGAVALAAYRQGRTPPGRTVMVLSGGNIEPRALIDILG; the protein is encoded by the coding sequence ATGGTGACCATCGATGACATCAGGGCGGCTGCGACCAGGATCCGCGCTTTCGTGGTGCGCACGCCGCTGCTTCCGGCGCTGTGGGCCGATGCGGAACGGCCGCTGTGGATCAAGCCGGAAAGTCTGCAGAGCATCGGCGCGTTCAAGGTTCGCGGCGCTTTCAATGCGATAGGGAACCTCGACGAATCGGTGCGCACACGAGGCGTGGTCGCCTACTCGAGCGGCAATCACGCCCAGGCCGTCGCCTACGCCGCAGCGGTCTACGGCATTCCGGCCCATATCGTCATGCCGAAGGAGACGCCGGCGGTCAAGGTGGATGCCACCCGCGACCACGGCGCCGAGGTGGTTCTCTGCGAGGCGGGTCAGCGCGAGCGTGTCGCCGCCGAAGTCGTCGAGGAAACCGGCGGAGTGCTGGTCCCGCCGTTCGACCATCCCGACATCATCGCCGGGCAGGGCACGATCGGTTTGGAGATCGCCGAGGACATGCCCTCGGTGGAGAACGTGCTCGTCCCCGTCAGCGGCGGCGGGCTCGCGTCCGGGGTCGGCAGCGCGGTGAAGGCGCTCTGCCCGCAGGCGCGCGTGTTCGGCGTGGAACCCGAACTCGCCGCCGACACCGCGGAAGGACTCGAGAAAGGGCGCCGAGTCGATTGGTCGATCGAAGACCGGAACCGCACCATCGCCGACGGCCTCCGGTCACAGCCGTCGGAGTTGACGTTCGCTCACCTGCAGCAGGTCCTCGATGGTGTGATCACCGTGTCCGACAGCGAGATTCGCGACGCCGTCCGCGAACTCGCCCTGAAGGCGCATCTCGTCAGCGAGCCCAGCGGGGCTGTCGCGCTGGCCGCCTACCGCCAGGGCCGAACACCGCCCGGGCGCACCGTGATGGTGCTGTCCGGTGGGAACATCGAGCCACGGGCGCTGATCGACATCCTCGGTTAG
- a CDS encoding nuclear transport factor 2 family protein — protein MVHPFRAAIEARDLDAAVALLREDVVFRSPVVFTPYEGRDALRLILGAVIEVFEDFRYVREIGAEGAPDHALVFEARVGDKQLQGCDFIHVDADGAIDEFTVMVRPMQAMLVLAEAMKARLAAG, from the coding sequence GTGGTGCATCCGTTCCGCGCGGCGATCGAGGCCCGCGATCTCGACGCCGCCGTCGCCCTGCTTCGCGAAGACGTCGTCTTTCGCAGTCCGGTCGTCTTCACCCCATACGAGGGTCGTGACGCGCTGCGACTGATCTTGGGTGCCGTCATCGAGGTCTTCGAAGACTTCCGCTATGTGCGTGAGATCGGCGCCGAGGGCGCTCCCGACCACGCGCTGGTGTTCGAGGCTCGGGTGGGCGACAAACAGCTGCAGGGCTGCGACTTCATCCACGTCGACGCGGATGGCGCGATCGACGAGTTCACCGTCATGGTGCGGCCGATGCAGGCCATGCTCGTGCTGGCAGAAGCGATGAAGGCCCGCCTCGCCGCAGGCTAG
- a CDS encoding DUF7159 family protein — protein sequence MDTVLGLSVTPSAVGLVLVEGQDADGTTVDREAFEIVSGRHSTPLAASEQAAAAVLRTEAIAASRGQRLHSIGVTWSDGADTEASMLLKSLNDSGFDNVVPVRLPEATEALAWGIAEVIGYQVTAVCVIESDTVIMLVVHDGVGAVQTAINHAIETEEALLQWLSTVFTRADWRPEALVVVGSGSDLHSVIPRLEDILSVPVFVPAESELALARGAALASAHNTEFIQIGQTAERAPRDRSGARRPLAQTGPLAMLVAGAVAFVVSVSVAVSIEMTPDRHAAAPEPQPAAKASPEIANIRAAAPDAPSPAVLPAPAEELPSPPPEAPLAEITPPPEVAPDAAIVPDAQPVDGLPAVAPVDAVPPDAPVLAAPDAPVGAVPPGAIPPAPGLVPVQPTPVPQERPGLLTRIKDRLSNIGRNDDAQQAAVPPAPGAPLAPAPEAPPLLPPQ from the coding sequence GTGGACACCGTACTGGGCTTATCGGTGACGCCGTCAGCTGTCGGTCTGGTTCTCGTCGAGGGGCAGGACGCCGACGGCACGACGGTCGACCGCGAGGCCTTTGAAATCGTCTCTGGTCGGCATTCGACGCCGCTTGCGGCCTCCGAGCAGGCCGCCGCGGCGGTGCTGCGGACCGAGGCGATCGCGGCCTCGCGCGGTCAGCGGCTTCATTCAATCGGCGTGACGTGGAGCGATGGCGCTGACACCGAGGCCTCGATGCTACTGAAATCACTGAACGACTCCGGCTTCGACAACGTCGTTCCCGTGCGTCTGCCCGAGGCGACGGAGGCTCTGGCATGGGGCATCGCCGAGGTCATCGGCTACCAGGTCACCGCGGTCTGTGTGATCGAATCCGACACGGTCATCATGCTCGTCGTGCACGACGGAGTCGGCGCCGTGCAGACGGCGATCAACCACGCCATCGAGACCGAAGAGGCACTGCTGCAATGGTTGAGCACCGTCTTCACCAGGGCCGACTGGCGCCCTGAAGCCCTGGTCGTGGTCGGCTCGGGTAGCGATCTGCACTCGGTCATCCCACGGCTCGAGGACATTCTTTCGGTGCCTGTGTTCGTCCCCGCCGAATCCGAACTGGCGTTGGCCCGCGGAGCGGCCCTCGCGTCGGCGCACAACACCGAGTTCATCCAGATCGGCCAGACCGCCGAGCGTGCGCCCCGCGATCGCAGTGGTGCTCGTCGACCGCTCGCTCAAACCGGCCCCCTGGCCATGCTCGTCGCGGGCGCAGTGGCGTTCGTCGTCTCGGTATCGGTCGCCGTCAGCATCGAGATGACACCGGACAGGCACGCCGCGGCGCCCGAGCCGCAACCCGCGGCCAAGGCGTCCCCTGAAATCGCGAATATCCGCGCCGCCGCTCCCGATGCCCCGAGCCCGGCCGTCCTGCCTGCTCCGGCCGAAGAATTGCCGTCGCCGCCGCCTGAGGCCCCGCTCGCCGAGATCACGCCCCCGCCGGAGGTGGCCCCGGACGCGGCCATAGTTCCCGACGCCCAGCCGGTCGACGGCCTTCCGGCGGTCGCGCCCGTCGACGCGGTGCCGCCGGACGCTCCGGTGCTTGCCGCGCCTGACGCCCCGGTCGGCGCTGTGCCGCCCGGAGCCATTCCGCCTGCACCAGGTCTGGTGCCCGTGCAGCCCACTCCGGTGCCCCAAGAGCGACCTGGGCTGTTGACCAGGATCAAAGACCGGCTGTCGAACATCGGCAGGAACGACGATGCGCAGCAGGCAGCTGTGCCCCCTGCGCCTGGCGCACCGCTGGCGCCTGCGCCCGAAGCGCCGCCTCTTCTGCCGCCTCAGTGA